The following proteins come from a genomic window of Nitrosopumilus sp.:
- a CDS encoding ArsR family transcriptional regulator, translated as MQIINQLKIEEPERKEVFLEILSDKYCRLILDSIMNISKSAIEISREKEIPLSTVYRRIQQLHDSHMIRTSGIITDEGKRLFLYKSKIKEVNTRFSDGEIAMDVVFNKN; from the coding sequence ATGCAAATCATAAATCAATTAAAAATCGAAGAACCAGAAAGAAAAGAAGTTTTTCTTGAAATACTTTCTGACAAATATTGTAGATTGATACTGGACTCAATAATGAATATTTCAAAATCTGCTATTGAGATATCTCGTGAAAAAGAGATTCCGCTTAGTACCGTTTATAGAAGAATCCAACAACTTCATGATTCCCATATGATTCGTACTTCTGGAATTATTACTGATGAAGGCAAAAGACTCTTTTTGTATAAGAGCAAAATCAAAGAAGTCAATACACGATTCTCTGATGGAGAGATTGCTATGGATGTAGTTTTTAACAAAAACTAG
- a CDS encoding DUF1059 domain-containing protein, translating to MAKSISCSDAGKDCGWSATAPTEKELMEKVTQHVIENHKEIELNSESISKIKSLIKEI from the coding sequence ATGGCAAAAAGCATTAGCTGTTCTGATGCTGGAAAAGATTGTGGATGGTCCGCAACCGCACCAACAGAAAAAGAACTAATGGAAAAAGTGACTCAACACGTGATAGAAAATCACAAAGAAATTGAATTAAACTCAGAATCAATATCCAAGATAAAATCACTAATTAAAGAAATCTAA
- a CDS encoding M1 family metallopeptidase produces the protein MDITPINYTLTFEPDLKKFTFNGTESIIVDCKKSTNSISMNCAELKITSCTVKSGEEIIKSTPITNEKKEELQIKLGKKIKGKVIINLEFHGILNDRLLGFYRSQYQQNGKTKYLATSQFEAADARRAFPCWDEPEAKATFEISIIADNKFTAISNMPVKSKKKIGNKTIYNFEKTPIVSTYLIYLGVGEFEYLVGKIGKTQIRVVTTKGNKSKGKFSLELGKKLLTSYEKYFGIKYPLPKLDLIAVPDFAAGAMENWGAITFRETILLYDPKTSSTRTKQYIAEVISHEIAHQWFGNLVTMKWWNDLWLNESFATFMATKFVDKFYPEWDLWNQFIEDAMNVAMGLDSLKTTHPIDVKVNSPAEIREIFDAISYDKGGCVLRMLEHYVGEPNFQKGLKKYLSDFKYTNAEGQDLWNAIGKASGMPVSSMVNTWLKQPGFPLIEINQDGNTLKLKQKRYLLEPDKKFSKGLWHIPLSLGLEDEISKKLFTQKSMSIKLPQNTIGFVANYGRKGFYRVKYDEGILLDLKMLVDEKRVPGIDRWAIQNDLFSLCVSGDEQVRNYLDFSDAYFDEDSYLASVNVAHNLASLYFRAFDEKFAEEIRNYAVNYFRKILFNLGWEPKKSDKHTDALLRSFVISALGKMNDDEVTEEALRRYKKFLISPNSISPDLVEPICSIAAWNGNSKTYMELTKLYKNAKTMEEKLRFLGAMCSFKDKKLLLKSLDFSQTPNVRSQNMQLPIMKVAANPYGDKVLWPWLKKNWKKLNKKVGHGNPLFNRIVASISSVADDSMEKEIKKFFRDNPTPGTERTQTQTLERIRINSKLLRRMRQEFKDG, from the coding sequence GTGGACATCACTCCAATTAATTACACACTAACTTTTGAACCTGATCTCAAAAAATTTACTTTTAATGGTACTGAATCAATTATTGTAGATTGTAAAAAATCAACAAATTCAATTTCTATGAATTGTGCTGAACTAAAAATTACTTCGTGTACGGTAAAATCTGGAGAAGAAATAATCAAATCCACACCGATTACCAATGAGAAAAAAGAAGAATTACAAATCAAACTAGGGAAAAAAATCAAAGGCAAAGTGATCATTAATCTTGAATTTCATGGGATTTTAAACGATAGGTTACTTGGATTTTATCGAAGTCAATATCAACAAAACGGAAAAACAAAATATCTTGCTACATCACAATTTGAGGCAGCAGACGCAAGAAGGGCATTTCCATGTTGGGACGAACCTGAAGCAAAAGCAACCTTTGAGATTTCAATAATTGCAGACAATAAATTCACTGCGATATCTAACATGCCAGTAAAATCAAAGAAAAAGATTGGAAATAAAACAATTTACAATTTTGAAAAAACTCCAATTGTTTCAACATATTTGATTTATCTTGGTGTTGGAGAATTTGAATATCTTGTAGGGAAGATTGGCAAAACCCAGATTCGAGTTGTTACTACAAAGGGAAATAAATCAAAAGGAAAATTCTCCTTGGAACTAGGCAAAAAACTTCTAACATCATATGAAAAATATTTTGGAATAAAATACCCTTTACCTAAACTTGATCTTATTGCAGTACCTGATTTTGCCGCAGGTGCAATGGAAAATTGGGGTGCAATAACATTTAGAGAAACAATCTTGCTTTATGATCCTAAAACATCTTCAACTAGAACAAAACAATACATTGCAGAAGTAATATCACACGAGATTGCTCATCAATGGTTTGGAAACTTGGTTACTATGAAATGGTGGAATGATTTGTGGCTCAATGAAAGCTTTGCAACGTTTATGGCCACAAAATTTGTTGATAAGTTTTATCCTGAATGGGATTTGTGGAATCAATTCATTGAAGACGCAATGAACGTTGCAATGGGACTTGATTCCCTAAAAACAACACATCCAATCGATGTTAAAGTAAATTCTCCTGCTGAAATTAGGGAAATATTTGATGCTATTTCATATGATAAAGGTGGATGTGTATTGCGAATGCTTGAACATTATGTTGGAGAACCAAACTTCCAAAAGGGTCTCAAAAAGTACCTGTCTGATTTCAAATACACAAACGCTGAAGGGCAAGACTTGTGGAATGCAATTGGAAAAGCATCTGGCATGCCTGTGTCTTCTATGGTGAATACATGGCTTAAACAGCCAGGGTTCCCATTAATTGAAATTAATCAGGATGGAAATACTCTCAAACTCAAGCAAAAAAGATACTTACTTGAGCCTGATAAAAAATTCAGCAAAGGATTGTGGCACATACCATTATCTTTGGGATTGGAAGATGAAATTTCTAAAAAATTATTTACACAAAAATCAATGTCAATAAAACTACCTCAGAACACTATAGGTTTTGTTGCAAACTATGGAAGAAAAGGATTTTATCGTGTAAAATATGATGAGGGGATTTTACTTGATCTAAAAATGTTAGTTGATGAAAAACGTGTTCCTGGAATTGACAGATGGGCAATTCAAAATGATTTGTTTTCTCTTTGTGTTTCTGGCGATGAACAAGTACGAAATTATTTGGATTTTTCAGACGCATACTTTGATGAGGATAGCTATCTTGCATCAGTAAATGTTGCTCATAATCTAGCTTCCCTATATTTCCGAGCATTTGATGAAAAATTTGCTGAAGAGATTAGAAATTATGCCGTTAATTATTTTCGAAAGATTTTATTTAATTTAGGATGGGAGCCAAAAAAATCAGACAAGCATACTGACGCATTGCTCCGTTCATTTGTGATTTCTGCACTAGGAAAAATGAATGATGATGAAGTCACAGAAGAGGCGCTCAGGAGATACAAAAAATTCTTAATATCTCCTAACTCCATTTCTCCTGATTTAGTTGAACCTATCTGTTCTATTGCTGCATGGAATGGAAATTCAAAAACCTATATGGAATTAACCAAACTATACAAGAATGCAAAAACTATGGAAGAAAAACTTCGTTTCCTTGGTGCCATGTGTAGTTTCAAAGACAAAAAACTATTGCTAAAATCCTTGGACTTTTCTCAAACTCCGAATGTACGTTCACAAAACATGCAATTACCAATTATGAAAGTAGCAGCAAACCCATATGGTGACAAAGTCTTGTGGCCATGGTTGAAGAAAAATTGGAAAAAACTAAACAAAAAAGTAGGACATGGAAATCCACTGTTTAATAGAATTGTGGCTAGTATTTCATCTGTGGCAGACGATTCTATGGAAAAAGAAATTAAAAAATTCTTCAGAGACAATCCTACTCCTGGTACTGAGAGAACCCAAACTCAAACATTAGAAAGAATTAGAATAAACTCAAAACTACTTAGACGAATGAGACAAGAATTCAAAGATGGCTAG
- the ppdK gene encoding pyruvate, phosphate dikinase → MKQVYFYDEGDGKNKKLLGGKGAGLCEMTKLKLPVPPGFTITTEVCRKYYENNKKLPKTLMADVKRNIAKIEKRTGKKWNSKTNPLLVSVRSGAAISMPGMMDTILNLGLNDQTVLGLVEKSQNPRFAWDSYRRFVQLFGKVVFGVDDKKFDDVLNAAKKKQNVQVDSDLNEESLREVVEQYKQICDKHTGRKFPTDPTEQVELAIKAVFGSWMGERAIVYREKNNITKDIADGTAVNIVSMAFGNMGNDCATGVVFTRNPGDGSRQIYGEYLINAQGEDVVAGVRTGKQVNEMKKDLPESYKQLAKTCERLEKHYKEPQDIEFTIEQGKFYLLQTRNAKMNASGMIKTSVDMVKEKLIDKNRAITRLQAEQLEQLLHKRIDPKEIKNYTQLAKGIAASPGAASGIAVLDVKRATAMGENGAKVILIREETKPEDVPAFFESVGILTSRGGKTSHAAVVARGMGKPCIVGCSDLKIDLDNKQCSVDGKVVREGEIITIDGSTGSVYIGDIPTIEPKVTSEFKQILEWAQKAKKIGIRANADTPEGAKLAREFGGQGIGLCRTERMFNGSDRINLFVEMIMAENIEERSKILTKLGQLQKSDFIEILQAMEGYEVTIRLLDPPLHEFLPNPEELAEKIHKLELQNATEELNKAKTVLKRARELAEVNPMMGHRGVRVGITYPEIYEMQIRAVFEALVELTKKKVKAHPQIMIPQISSIAELNHIKKIYDSIKKEMEAKHKMKLKINFGTMIEVVRAALTANELASTAEFFSFGTNDLTQGTFSFSREDVEGKFLPEYMEKELLERNPFQSIDVNGVGSLIKIGIAGGRGIRPNMEIGICGEHGGDPNSIKFCHGAGLSYVSASPHRIPIAIVAAAQAAIEQPKKTKSKKK, encoded by the coding sequence ATGAAACAAGTTTATTTTTATGATGAAGGAGACGGCAAAAACAAGAAACTCCTAGGGGGCAAAGGAGCAGGTCTGTGTGAAATGACCAAACTAAAGCTACCAGTTCCTCCAGGGTTTACAATTACTACTGAAGTTTGTAGAAAATACTATGAAAATAATAAAAAATTACCAAAAACACTCATGGCAGACGTTAAAAGGAATATTGCAAAAATTGAAAAAAGAACAGGTAAAAAATGGAATTCTAAAACAAACCCATTACTGGTTTCCGTCAGATCAGGAGCAGCAATTTCCATGCCAGGAATGATGGATACAATACTAAATCTGGGATTAAATGATCAGACAGTTTTGGGACTGGTAGAAAAAAGTCAAAATCCAAGATTTGCATGGGACTCCTACAGGAGATTCGTCCAATTATTTGGCAAAGTAGTGTTTGGAGTAGACGATAAGAAATTTGATGATGTCTTAAATGCAGCAAAGAAAAAACAGAACGTCCAAGTGGATAGCGATTTGAATGAAGAATCACTAAGAGAAGTAGTAGAACAATATAAACAAATTTGTGATAAACACACAGGAAGGAAATTTCCAACAGACCCAACTGAACAAGTAGAGCTTGCAATTAAAGCAGTATTTGGAAGCTGGATGGGAGAAAGGGCAATTGTATACAGAGAGAAAAATAACATTACAAAAGACATTGCAGATGGAACTGCAGTAAACATTGTATCAATGGCATTTGGAAACATGGGAAATGATTGTGCCACAGGCGTTGTATTTACGAGAAACCCAGGAGACGGTTCACGTCAAATTTATGGAGAATATCTGATTAATGCACAAGGGGAAGACGTAGTAGCTGGAGTAAGAACTGGAAAACAAGTTAATGAAATGAAAAAAGATCTTCCAGAATCATACAAACAGTTAGCAAAAACATGTGAAAGACTAGAAAAACATTACAAAGAACCTCAAGATATAGAATTTACAATTGAGCAGGGAAAATTCTATTTGCTACAAACAAGAAATGCAAAAATGAATGCATCAGGAATGATCAAGACTTCGGTAGACATGGTAAAAGAAAAACTAATTGACAAAAACAGAGCAATTACCAGACTTCAAGCTGAACAGCTAGAACAATTACTACACAAAAGGATTGATCCAAAGGAAATTAAAAATTATACCCAATTGGCAAAAGGAATTGCAGCATCGCCAGGAGCTGCCAGCGGAATTGCGGTACTTGATGTCAAAAGAGCAACTGCAATGGGAGAAAATGGGGCCAAAGTTATTCTGATTAGGGAAGAAACAAAACCCGAAGATGTGCCTGCATTCTTTGAATCAGTAGGAATTCTAACTAGCAGAGGCGGTAAAACATCTCATGCTGCAGTAGTTGCTAGAGGCATGGGCAAACCATGTATCGTAGGGTGTTCTGATTTGAAAATTGATCTTGATAACAAACAATGTAGTGTCGACGGAAAAGTAGTTCGAGAAGGAGAGATAATTACAATCGATGGGAGTACAGGAAGCGTATACATTGGAGACATCCCCACAATCGAACCCAAAGTCACATCAGAGTTTAAACAAATCCTAGAATGGGCTCAAAAAGCAAAAAAAATTGGAATCAGAGCAAACGCAGACACGCCCGAAGGGGCAAAACTTGCAAGAGAATTTGGAGGTCAAGGTATTGGATTATGCAGAACAGAGAGAATGTTCAATGGAAGTGATAGAATCAATCTGTTTGTAGAGATGATAATGGCAGAAAATATTGAAGAGAGAAGCAAAATTTTAACAAAACTAGGCCAATTGCAAAAGAGCGATTTTATTGAAATTCTTCAAGCAATGGAAGGATACGAGGTTACAATCAGATTACTAGATCCTCCGCTACATGAATTCTTACCAAATCCTGAAGAACTTGCGGAAAAAATTCACAAGTTGGAATTACAAAATGCAACTGAAGAACTCAACAAAGCAAAAACAGTTCTAAAGAGAGCAAGAGAGTTAGCAGAAGTCAATCCAATGATGGGTCACAGAGGAGTCAGAGTTGGAATAACATATCCAGAAATTTATGAAATGCAGATTCGTGCAGTATTTGAAGCATTAGTTGAGTTAACAAAGAAAAAAGTCAAAGCCCATCCTCAAATCATGATTCCACAAATAAGCAGTATTGCAGAATTAAATCACATAAAGAAAATTTATGATTCCATCAAAAAAGAGATGGAGGCAAAACACAAAATGAAATTAAAAATTAATTTTGGAACAATGATAGAAGTGGTAAGAGCAGCACTTACTGCCAATGAACTTGCAAGTACTGCAGAATTCTTTAGTTTTGGCACCAACGATTTAACTCAAGGAACATTCAGTTTTAGTAGAGAAGACGTTGAAGGAAAGTTCCTCCCAGAGTATATGGAAAAGGAGCTTTTAGAAAGAAACCCATTCCAATCAATTGATGTCAATGGTGTTGGAAGTCTAATCAAAATAGGCATTGCAGGTGGGCGTGGAATAAGACCAAATATGGAAATTGGAATTTGTGGAGAGCACGGAGGAGATCCAAATTCTATCAAATTCTGTCACGGTGCAGGATTAAGTTATGTAAGTGCTTCACCACATAGAATCCCCATTGCAATTGTAGCAGCTGCACAAGCTGCAATTGAGCAGCCAAAAAAGACAAAATCAAAGAAAAAATAA
- the mce gene encoding methylmalonyl-CoA epimerase encodes MKIDHIAIAVNDVEESAKVYQQALGVDNVEFETVETEGVKVAIIHLENGRVELMQPTNDSSPIKKFLDKKGPGLHHMALETDNIEGEVERMEGCGIQFLGQIRPGSAGTKVTFIHPKSLHGVLAELCSHPKQ; translated from the coding sequence ATGAAAATTGATCATATTGCAATTGCAGTAAACGATGTTGAGGAATCAGCCAAAGTGTATCAGCAAGCACTAGGTGTCGACAATGTAGAATTTGAAACAGTAGAAACTGAAGGTGTAAAGGTTGCAATTATTCATTTGGAAAATGGTCGTGTTGAATTAATGCAACCTACAAATGATTCAAGCCCAATCAAAAAGTTTCTTGATAAAAAAGGTCCTGGATTACATCATATGGCATTGGAAACTGATAACATTGAAGGTGAGGTAGAAAGAATGGAGGGATGTGGAATACAATTCTTGGGGCAAATAAGACCTGGCTCTGCAGGAACCAAAGTTACTTTCATTCATCCAAAATCTCTGCATGGAGTTCTCGCAGAACTATGTTCACATCCTAAGCAATAA
- the meaB gene encoding methylmalonyl Co-A mutase-associated GTPase MeaB, with protein sequence MLDMLADLKKGKRGAIAKAITIVENDQKEAKKLIKKIFKDTGDSIIIGITGPAGAGKSSLINKTTVEMKKLGTNPAVLAIDPTSHVTGGAILGDRVRMSESTDSGTYIRSIASRGATGAVSRSLRNSIRILEYAGFDPIIIESVGAGQTEVEISNIADITVVVFNPNTGDSIQTIKAGLTEIGDIYLVNKSDLAGTNQLFDAVRDFIGDSVRNPIILKTSVKKNSGITDFAKTLKEMMATKKKFKKEKQQERLESELTDIVLNNIKEKIDHMLESDKSFLKYLKQLQSKNIDPFDAGDKITKSLLK encoded by the coding sequence ATATTGGACATGCTTGCTGATTTAAAGAAAGGAAAACGCGGAGCAATTGCCAAGGCAATTACTATTGTAGAAAATGATCAAAAGGAAGCAAAAAAACTCATAAAGAAAATTTTCAAAGATACTGGTGATTCTATTATAATTGGTATTACTGGACCTGCAGGTGCCGGAAAAAGTTCTTTGATAAACAAAACAACAGTGGAGATGAAAAAATTAGGTACAAATCCAGCTGTTCTTGCAATAGATCCGACCAGTCATGTTACTGGTGGTGCAATTTTAGGAGATCGAGTTAGAATGAGTGAGTCCACTGATTCAGGAACTTATATCCGAAGCATAGCATCTCGAGGTGCAACTGGTGCTGTTTCTCGTTCTTTACGAAACAGTATTCGAATTTTAGAATATGCTGGATTTGACCCAATTATTATTGAAAGCGTTGGTGCTGGACAAACAGAAGTTGAAATTTCAAACATTGCAGATATTACAGTTGTGGTCTTTAATCCAAATACAGGGGATAGTATACAAACAATTAAAGCTGGATTGACTGAAATTGGAGATATCTACCTTGTTAACAAAAGTGACCTTGCAGGAACCAATCAACTATTTGATGCCGTAAGGGATTTTATTGGAGATTCAGTACGAAATCCTATAATTCTTAAAACATCTGTTAAGAAAAATTCTGGAATTACAGATTTTGCAAAAACTCTCAAAGAAATGATGGCGACTAAAAAGAAATTCAAGAAAGAAAAACAACAAGAACGATTAGAATCTGAACTAACGGATATTGTTTTAAATAACATCAAAGAAAAGATTGATCATATGCTGGAATCAGATAAATCCTTCTTAAAATATCTTAAACAATTACAATCAAAAAACATAGATCCGTTTGACGCAGGAGACAAAATTACAAAATCTTTGTTAAAGTGA
- a CDS encoding DNA-binding protein, producing MSNNSKDTIFIGKKPLMTYVTSAIIQLATMPLITIKARGMTIAHAVDVAQIVLQKTKPAFVIGDIKIGSESLVSQDGRNRDVSSIEISLKRAEASR from the coding sequence ATGTCAAACAACTCTAAAGATACAATTTTCATTGGGAAAAAACCCTTGATGACTTATGTTACATCGGCAATTATTCAATTAGCTACCATGCCTTTAATTACAATTAAAGCCAGAGGAATGACTATTGCACATGCAGTAGATGTTGCACAAATAGTGTTGCAAAAAACAAAGCCTGCTTTTGTAATCGGGGATATAAAAATTGGTTCAGAATCACTTGTTTCTCAAGATGGCAGAAACCGTGATGTTTCTTCAATTGAGATTTCTCTAAAAAGGGCAGAAGCATCAAGGTAG
- a CDS encoding CBS domain-containing protein, with protein sequence MLPRIDSIKQIRQKIGITQKKLATMTGVSTSMINQIESGRSQPSYDTAKKIFDSLAKLEGESSSHTAGDFCSKDIVKLKPSNTLHDAIKKMHQLSISQIPVFNNSEVVGVVSEDGIVKHLADVGESELKKAKLADTMDPVPPIVDFDTPANVLIPLIRYSKCILVSKKSKIVGIISASDTLKMME encoded by the coding sequence TTGTTACCACGTATTGATTCAATTAAACAAATAAGACAAAAAATAGGAATCACCCAAAAAAAACTTGCGACAATGACAGGGGTCAGTACATCAATGATTAATCAAATCGAATCAGGTAGAAGCCAACCAAGCTACGATACTGCAAAGAAGATTTTTGACAGTCTTGCAAAATTAGAAGGAGAATCATCATCACATACAGCAGGAGATTTTTGTAGCAAAGATATTGTAAAACTAAAACCATCCAACACGTTACATGACGCAATCAAAAAGATGCATCAATTATCCATCAGTCAAATTCCAGTTTTTAATAATTCCGAAGTAGTTGGAGTTGTATCAGAAGATGGCATCGTAAAGCATCTAGCAGATGTCGGAGAGTCAGAACTAAAAAAAGCAAAACTTGCAGATACCATGGATCCCGTTCCACCAATAGTAGATTTTGACACACCAGCAAATGTTCTAATCCCGTTAATCAGATACTCAAAATGCATTCTGGTTTCAAAGAAATCAAAAATTGTTGGAATAATTTCAGCTTCAGATACTTTGAAAATGATGGAATGA
- a CDS encoding methylmalonyl-CoA mutase has translation MATKKSIKSKNPEKKIFTDSSFPVKRIYQKSSKKRPVEDAGKYPFTRGIHPEMFRERFWTMRQYSGFGDATLTNERFKFMLEKGQTGLSMAFDLPTQIGYDSDSPQAEGEVGKVGVSITSIKDMMTAFDGIPLGKVSSSMTINSTASTLLAYYIAVGEVQGFKSHELRGTTQNDILKEYIARNTYIYPPQPSMRLIGDMIGYCAEKVPSWYPVSISGYHMREAGCTATQEVAFTLANAIAYIQTCLDKGLKIDDFAPRLSFFFCCTIEFFEEVAKFRVARKVYAKILKEMFHAKNPRSLQLKFHTQTSGESLTAQQPDNNIIRVAIQTMAAVAGGTQSLHTNSRDEALALPTQESAKIALRTQQIVAHESGITKTADPLAGSYYLEELCDQIEDGVWKYLKKIQKMGGSVKAIEKGFFQSEIRANAYRLKKEIDDGERIIVGMNKYSEEEKQPDLLRVGGDVEIQQKKSLKKLRESRDKNKWEKALSAMKSAADTEENLMPYIITAAKAFATTGEISNTFREVFGEYRPKEVF, from the coding sequence ATGGCAACAAAAAAGTCTATAAAATCAAAAAATCCCGAAAAGAAAATCTTCACTGATTCCTCATTTCCAGTAAAACGAATTTATCAAAAATCCTCTAAGAAAAGACCTGTAGAAGACGCTGGGAAATATCCTTTTACTAGAGGCATTCATCCTGAAATGTTCCGTGAAAGATTCTGGACAATGAGACAATATTCGGGATTTGGAGATGCTACACTCACTAATGAGCGATTCAAATTCATGCTGGAAAAGGGTCAAACAGGTCTAAGTATGGCTTTTGATTTGCCTACTCAAATTGGTTATGATTCTGATTCTCCTCAAGCAGAAGGTGAGGTGGGAAAAGTTGGTGTTTCAATTACCTCCATTAAAGATATGATGACTGCCTTTGATGGAATCCCTCTTGGCAAAGTTAGTTCATCAATGACAATTAATTCAACTGCCTCTACATTACTAGCATATTACATTGCAGTTGGAGAAGTACAGGGATTCAAAAGTCATGAACTTCGTGGTACCACTCAAAATGATATTTTAAAAGAATACATTGCAAGAAACACCTACATCTATCCTCCTCAACCCTCAATGAGATTAATAGGTGACATGATTGGATATTGCGCAGAAAAAGTTCCATCTTGGTATCCTGTATCAATTTCAGGATATCATATGAGGGAAGCAGGATGTACTGCGACACAAGAAGTTGCGTTTACTCTGGCAAATGCAATTGCATATATTCAAACTTGTTTGGATAAAGGCTTGAAAATTGATGACTTTGCACCTCGTCTTTCATTCTTCTTTTGTTGTACTATTGAATTCTTTGAGGAAGTTGCAAAGTTTAGGGTTGCAAGAAAAGTTTATGCCAAAATTCTTAAAGAAATGTTCCACGCAAAAAACCCCCGTTCACTACAATTAAAATTCCATACTCAAACAAGTGGTGAATCATTAACTGCACAACAACCTGATAATAACATAATTCGTGTTGCAATTCAAACCATGGCAGCTGTTGCTGGTGGTACTCAATCTCTTCATACAAATTCTAGAGATGAAGCACTAGCTCTTCCTACTCAAGAGTCTGCAAAAATTGCACTGAGGACACAACAAATCGTTGCACATGAAAGCGGGATTACAAAGACTGCAGATCCATTGGCTGGCTCATACTATCTTGAAGAACTATGTGATCAAATTGAGGATGGAGTATGGAAATATCTCAAAAAAATCCAAAAAATGGGCGGTTCTGTTAAAGCAATTGAAAAGGGATTCTTTCAATCTGAAATTAGAGCAAATGCGTATCGTCTGAAAAAAGAAATCGATGATGGTGAGAGAATTATTGTTGGAATGAACAAATATTCTGAAGAAGAAAAACAACCTGATCTGCTTCGTGTTGGAGGTGATGTTGAAATTCAGCAGAAAAAATCCCTCAAAAAATTACGTGAATCCCGAGACAAAAACAAATGGGAAAAAGCACTATCTGCTATGAAAAGTGCTGCAGATACTGAGGAAAACCTCATGCCTTACATCATTACTGCTGCCAAAGCATTTGCTACTACGGGTGAAATCAGCAATACCTTCAGAGAAGTTTTCGGTGAATACAGACCTAAAGAAGTCTTTTAA
- a CDS encoding TFIIB-type zinc ribbon-containing protein yields MVTANQNSLCLRCGKKSMLTDDVTGERFCGKCGFVISETLQDSGPEWRSFSKEGGTDPTRTGAPSSLMIHDMGLSTVINPINKDASGKPLSTSMKSTIERLRTWDSRSQVHEPIDRNLRQALSDLNKLKDKVAIPANVLEKASYIYRKALEKKLVRGRSIAAMIAAALYAACRDTETPRTLKDIADAANVKRKDIARCYRLLHHELELKMPVVDSIQCIARISSKLDISEKTKRYAVKVLKDAQERKESAGKDPMGLAATALYLSCVHNGVSITQRDLAEAAGVTEVTIRNRYKGLKADQTTKSEI; encoded by the coding sequence ATGGTAACAGCAAATCAAAATTCTCTTTGTTTACGTTGTGGAAAGAAATCCATGTTAACAGATGATGTTACAGGAGAAAGATTTTGTGGCAAATGCGGATTTGTAATTTCAGAGACACTTCAGGATTCTGGACCTGAATGGAGGTCATTTTCAAAAGAGGGTGGAACAGATCCAACAAGAACAGGTGCTCCGTCTTCACTGATGATTCATGATATGGGATTGTCCACAGTTATTAATCCCATAAACAAGGACGCATCTGGAAAGCCTCTTTCAACATCAATGAAGAGCACCATTGAAAGACTAAGAACCTGGGACAGTAGAAGCCAAGTTCATGAGCCTATTGATAGAAATTTGAGACAAGCACTTAGTGATTTAAACAAATTAAAAGACAAGGTTGCCATTCCTGCAAATGTTCTTGAAAAAGCATCATACATTTACAGAAAGGCTTTGGAGAAGAAACTTGTACGCGGAAGATCTATTGCCGCAATGATTGCAGCTGCACTTTATGCAGCTTGTAGAGACACTGAAACCCCTAGAACTCTGAAAGACATTGCAGATGCTGCAAATGTCAAACGTAAAGATATTGCGCGATGCTATCGCTTACTACATCATGAGTTAGAGCTAAAAATGCCCGTGGTGGATTCAATCCAGTGCATTGCAAGAATTTCAAGCAAACTGGATATTTCTGAGAAAACTAAACGTTATGCAGTTAAAGTACTAAAAGATGCACAAGAACGCAAAGAATCTGCAGGGAAAGACCCTATGGGATTGGCCGCAACTGCATTATACCTATCATGCGTACATAATGGGGTGTCTATTACTCAACGGGATCTTGCAGAAGCTGCTGGCGTTACAGAGGTTACAATAAGAAATCGATACAAGGGTCTAAAAGCAGACCAAACAACAAAATCTGAAATTTAA